The following coding sequences are from one Photobacterium angustum window:
- a CDS encoding fructose bisphosphate aldolase, which produces MMTFSKQLEKMRTQDGFIAALDQSGGSTPKALKAYGINESDYNNDEQMYDLVHAMRSRIITSPVFTSDRIIGAILFENTLDREIEGKPTSQYLWEEKGVVPFLKVDKGLEDKANGVQLMKPMPELDQLLAKAKAKDVFGTKMRSVIWEANEQGIRDVVAQQILFAQQIINAGLVPIIEPEVSIDSPEKAQAEIILNRELMSQLDNLHSSHYVMLKLTLPELPNLYADTISHRNVIRVVALSGGFPLMKACEKLSENDGIIASFSRVLTDDLYADQPQSEFDAALAETIEPIYQASRT; this is translated from the coding sequence ATGATGACATTTTCAAAACAACTAGAAAAAATGCGTACTCAAGATGGTTTCATTGCAGCACTTGACCAAAGTGGCGGCAGCACACCTAAAGCATTAAAAGCTTATGGTATTAATGAATCAGACTACAATAATGACGAACAAATGTATGATCTTGTTCATGCCATGCGCTCTCGTATTATTACAAGCCCAGTCTTTACTAGTGATCGTATTATCGGTGCAATTTTATTTGAAAATACGTTAGACCGTGAAATTGAAGGCAAACCAACTTCACAATATTTATGGGAAGAAAAAGGTGTTGTTCCCTTTTTAAAAGTCGATAAAGGCTTAGAAGATAAAGCTAATGGCGTACAATTAATGAAACCAATGCCAGAGCTAGATCAACTCTTAGCTAAAGCAAAAGCTAAAGATGTATTTGGCACTAAAATGCGCTCTGTGATTTGGGAAGCCAATGAACAAGGTATTAGAGATGTGGTTGCGCAGCAAATTCTATTTGCTCAACAAATTATCAATGCTGGTTTAGTGCCTATTATTGAGCCTGAAGTGAGCATTGATAGCCCAGAAAAAGCGCAGGCCGAAATTATCTTAAATCGTGAGTTAATGTCTCAATTAGATAATTTACACTCTAGCCATTACGTTATGCTAAAACTCACACTTCCAGAGCTGCCTAATTTATATGCAGATACAATTTCACACCGTAATGTGATTAGAGTGGTTGCTTTATCAGGTGGTTTCCCTCTTATGAAAGCGTGTGAAAAGTTATCTGAAAACGACGGTATTATTGCAAGTTTCTCTCGTGTACTTACCGATGATTTATATGCAGATCAGCCTCAATCTGAGTTTGATGCTGCTTTGGCAGAAACAATCGAACCTATTTATCAAGCTTCCCGCACCTAA
- a CDS encoding cryptochrome/deoxyribodipyrimidine photo-lyase family protein, with product MKKINVVWLKRDLRLSDHQALSVAANSDYPVMLIYIMEPMLLSDPHYSERHWRFIWQSLEDMNHQLTCVNSQVFIFHGNAVECLDKLMHHCPINALFSHQEIGLGCTFERDLNIKAWCDNHQVQWHEFQQGAVIRGAKNRRNWDKHWNGVMRAPVFSVNLDKVNWVGTCPEQLADMLFSPPESWCERVQGMQTGGSTLAFQTLDDFFNRRGKEYYRSISSPTASRTACSRLSPYLAWGNISLRQVYQQILAHWNVKGFRRSLIAFSSRLHWHCHFIQKLESEPDIEFFCMNRTYDRLLAESCSKDKMKLNAWKEGNTGIPLIDACMRCLYHTGYINFRMRSMLVSFLTHHLNIDWRDGVTHLAQLFLDFEPGIHYSQFQMQAGVTGINTIRIYNPTKQAQEHDPDGEFIHKWVPELANIPVPLLFEPWTLTELEVVMYQLDNKSCYLYPVIDLERSAKEARQRLWGWRAREDVKSEVNAILNRHVRTKNT from the coding sequence ATGAAAAAAATAAATGTGGTATGGCTTAAGCGTGATTTACGCCTTAGCGATCATCAGGCGCTTTCAGTTGCTGCAAATAGCGACTATCCGGTGATGCTTATCTATATAATGGAGCCCATGTTGCTTAGTGATCCTCATTATAGTGAGCGACATTGGCGATTCATTTGGCAATCATTGGAAGATATGAACCATCAGCTTACTTGTGTAAATAGCCAAGTCTTTATCTTTCACGGTAATGCTGTTGAATGTTTAGATAAATTAATGCACCACTGCCCTATTAATGCTTTGTTTTCACACCAAGAAATTGGGTTAGGTTGTACCTTTGAGCGTGATCTTAATATAAAAGCATGGTGTGATAACCATCAGGTTCAATGGCACGAATTTCAGCAAGGCGCTGTTATAAGAGGTGCAAAAAACCGAAGGAATTGGGATAAGCATTGGAATGGTGTCATGCGAGCGCCTGTGTTTTCGGTTAATTTAGACAAGGTTAACTGGGTTGGTACTTGTCCTGAACAATTGGCCGATATGCTTTTTTCTCCGCCAGAGTCATGGTGTGAGCGTGTACAAGGGATGCAAACGGGAGGCAGCACATTAGCATTTCAGACGCTTGATGATTTCTTTAATCGACGCGGTAAAGAATATTACCGATCCATTTCCAGCCCAACAGCATCACGTACTGCTTGTAGCCGACTTTCTCCCTATTTAGCTTGGGGCAATATTTCGTTACGGCAGGTTTACCAACAAATTCTCGCCCACTGGAACGTAAAAGGGTTTCGTCGAAGTTTAATCGCTTTTTCATCGAGGCTGCATTGGCATTGTCACTTTATTCAAAAGCTTGAATCAGAGCCTGATATAGAATTTTTTTGTATGAATCGCACTTATGATCGCTTACTGGCTGAGAGTTGTTCGAAAGATAAGATGAAACTTAACGCATGGAAAGAAGGCAATACTGGGATCCCTCTTATAGATGCTTGTATGCGATGTTTATATCACACCGGTTATATTAATTTTAGAATGCGTTCAATGCTTGTTAGCTTTCTTACCCACCACTTAAATATTGACTGGCGTGACGGTGTCACTCACCTTGCTCAATTGTTTCTGGATTTCGAACCCGGTATTCATTACAGCCAATTCCAAATGCAAGCTGGTGTCACAGGTATTAATACTATTCGTATTTATAACCCGACTAAACAGGCACAAGAACATGATCCTGATGGTGAGTTTATCCATAAATGGGTACCTGAATTAGCAAATATCCCTGTTCCTTTGTTATTTGAGCCTTGGACGCTTACAGAATTAGAAGTTGTGATGTACCAACTAGATAACAAGAGCTGTTACCTCTATCCTGTTATTGATCTTGAACGCAGTGCTAAAGAAGCGAGACAACGTTTATGGGGATGGCGAGCCCGTGAAGATGTTAAATCAGAGGTAAATGCGATTCTTAACCGGCATGTAAGAACTAAAAACACATAG
- a CDS encoding DUF6482 family protein, with protein sequence MTMPLSKLEKFFYIDKLVVHSIDLSLYQASVVIDDEEHYITNEKGDYIRAISVLEIQKICRKLKVKSWVLRQQSAYDEMIGMPNSKQDNTLEVPLSNNKLY encoded by the coding sequence ATGACAATGCCACTAAGTAAACTAGAAAAATTCTTTTACATCGATAAATTGGTTGTTCACTCGATAGATCTATCGTTGTATCAAGCATCAGTCGTTATAGATGATGAAGAACATTACATAACAAATGAAAAAGGGGATTACATCCGAGCCATTTCTGTTTTAGAAATACAAAAGATATGTAGGAAATTAAAAGTAAAAAGCTGGGTGCTTAGACAACAAAGTGCTTACGATGAAATGATAGGTATGCCAAATAGCAAACAAGATAATACGTTAGAGGTTCCACTAAGCAATAATAAGCTTTATTGA
- a CDS encoding C40 family peptidase, with the protein MSSYRLKNVLKAKIKKTLLLSLIALPITATAHTHSEHHVQSDKKHHSKTVSHHSNVHHHVVSHHHSHKIEHKHSKTPKHSEKHETHHVHITHHSTKHHVAHKSHYSHHLSHSSHHTSAKKHKIPVDYYTLKGHYVHHKSFWSDVRNLRLPQKWRSKIWHAYSHWAHTPYLYGGNTHHGIDCSAFVRRVFAEVYHVHLPRTTLQQVKLGYKVRKENLHYGDLVFFKTGGWHHHVGIYLDHGRFVNATSSRGVAISNINHPYWRKRLWQIRRLVDQYKPS; encoded by the coding sequence ATGTCTTCATATCGCCTTAAAAACGTACTAAAAGCTAAAATAAAAAAGACGTTACTATTGTCCTTAATAGCTTTACCGATAACTGCAACAGCTCATACTCACTCTGAACATCATGTTCAATCTGATAAAAAACATCATTCAAAAACTGTAAGCCACCATTCCAATGTTCATCATCATGTAGTGAGTCACCATCACAGCCATAAAATTGAACATAAACACAGTAAAACACCAAAGCATAGTGAGAAGCATGAAACGCATCATGTACATATAACACATCACAGTACAAAGCATCATGTGGCGCATAAATCGCATTATTCACATCATCTTAGTCACTCAAGCCATCATACTAGTGCAAAGAAACATAAAATCCCTGTAGATTACTACACCTTGAAAGGGCATTACGTACATCACAAATCATTTTGGTCTGATGTCAGGAATTTGAGGCTTCCTCAAAAATGGCGATCCAAGATTTGGCATGCCTATTCACATTGGGCACATACACCGTATCTCTATGGTGGTAACACACATCATGGTATTGATTGCTCTGCATTTGTTCGTCGAGTGTTTGCTGAGGTTTACCATGTACATTTACCAAGAACCACCTTACAACAAGTAAAACTGGGTTATAAAGTTAGAAAAGAAAACCTTCATTATGGTGATCTCGTCTTCTTTAAAACTGGTGGTTGGCATCATCATGTTGGAATCTACTTAGACCACGGACGTTTTGTCAATGCGACAAGTTCGCGTGGTGTTGCTATTTCCAATATTAATCATCCATATTGGCGTAAACGTCTATGGCAAATACGTCGATTAGTTGATCAATACAAACCCTCATAA
- the wecB gene encoding non-hydrolyzing UDP-N-acetylglucosamine 2-epimerase encodes MKTLIITGTRPEIIKMAPVYAEFKKQNKWVEWCHTGQHGTLAEQTFRVFDIKPDYFFQRPEGNTLTDLVSGLMVNIQSVLQKNEYDCVLVHGDTSSTLAGAMAAFYAQIPCIGHVEAGLRSGNLQHPFPEESNRTLVARIANLHFSPTEMAKEALLAEGVKPESVIVTGNTAIDAQKLLLDKGIINLEATNTVLVTAHRRENWLSIPTISEAIKKLINLKPELRFVLAVHPNPTVKQAVMDNLSDVENLSIVEPLDYLALQQTLASSVLTMTDSGGIQEEAPTYGTPVVILRETTERPEALNLGLSILAGADDSNRIVDAALTLLFQGKSEDCLNPYGKGDASALICKRVHEF; translated from the coding sequence ATGAAAACACTTATTATTACAGGGACTAGACCCGAAATAATAAAAATGGCACCAGTATATGCTGAATTCAAAAAACAAAATAAGTGGGTTGAATGGTGCCATACAGGGCAACATGGCACGCTTGCAGAGCAAACTTTTCGAGTTTTTGACATTAAACCAGATTATTTCTTTCAACGCCCAGAAGGAAATACATTAACGGATTTAGTCTCTGGTTTAATGGTAAATATTCAATCGGTATTACAAAAGAACGAATACGACTGTGTACTCGTTCATGGTGATACAAGCTCTACATTAGCCGGTGCTATGGCTGCGTTTTATGCTCAAATACCCTGTATTGGGCATGTTGAAGCTGGTTTACGCTCTGGGAACTTACAGCATCCTTTTCCAGAAGAATCAAACCGAACCTTAGTCGCTCGTATTGCAAATTTGCATTTTTCTCCAACAGAAATGGCAAAGGAAGCACTGCTTGCAGAAGGTGTAAAACCTGAATCTGTAATAGTGACAGGTAATACAGCAATTGATGCGCAAAAATTATTATTAGACAAAGGTATCATTAACCTTGAAGCGACTAATACAGTACTTGTTACTGCTCATCGTCGTGAAAATTGGCTGTCTATTCCTACAATTAGCGAAGCAATTAAGAAACTTATTAACTTAAAGCCTGAGTTGCGCTTTGTTTTGGCAGTACATCCCAATCCAACGGTTAAACAAGCTGTGATGGATAATTTGAGTGATGTTGAAAACCTATCAATTGTCGAGCCGCTGGACTATTTGGCCTTGCAGCAGACTCTCGCATCATCAGTACTGACTATGACAGACTCTGGTGGTATCCAAGAAGAAGCGCCAACTTATGGAACACCAGTTGTAATTTTACGAGAAACGACAGAGCGCCCAGAAGCTCTAAATTTAGGATTATCTATATTAGCGGGTGCCGATGATAGTAATCGTATTGTCGATGCAGCGTTGACACTGTTGTTTCAAGGGAAATCTGAAGATTGTCTAAACCCATACGGTAAAGGCGATGCATCAGCCCTTATTTGTAAGCGAGTGCACGAGTTCTAA
- a CDS encoding glycosyl transferase family protein produces MDMFDYFLYYLYGLRVVLFVTMVILCICGIDDLFIDLYYWIRHFWRKGTVYKRYSRKNVDDLYQKEEQPLAIMVPAWQEFGVIDKMAELAASRLDYENYQIFVGTYPNDPETQADVDRVCARFPNVHKVVCARPGPTSKADCLNNIISSIIEFEKKAKIEFSGFILHDSEDIVSPMELRLYNYLLPEKDLIQLPVYPYTRKWYQMTPGHYADEFAELHGKDVVVREAIAGQVPSAGVGTCFSRKAILKLLVAGDGLPFDVQSLTEDYDIGLRLKQWGMNEIFVRFPIIDKDQATLKEDSFGVSLHDGNVVCVREYFPTTFSTAVRQKSRWIIGIVFQGFKNTKWTSDWKLNYFLWRDRRGFINNTIGFLSMLIFLQLVGLTIYSYLVKDGYHFLSIIANDRTTHILLVINTLLLINRLFQRFFFVSQYYGYLEGVLSLLRLCWGTVINFAANVRAIRQVIQQGDARRVAWDKTTHHFPSIQDEVRKKPIGEILKENKKISEEMLNSVLINMPKDRLLGSYLVEQGIVSNDDLSKAIAEQFESEFEHCDPFDLDPALIELLPKKLALKYSVLPLRKDGEMLVLGKEMPLSPVALATIERRLKCPVKSVITTNGAVTLGLRYWYLEQKEINPHKVIEETVGKKSLTQEAYNTLIDQYFATQSQLGQCLLMSRQIESAVLNQAILAYEKEHEQSFGAFLIKHHYVTKEAIDKALELQVSQQMNVNHLINECKQY; encoded by the coding sequence ATGGATATGTTCGATTATTTTCTCTATTACTTATATGGCTTACGCGTTGTACTGTTCGTGACCATGGTGATTTTATGTATTTGTGGTATCGATGACTTGTTCATCGATCTCTACTATTGGATACGCCATTTTTGGCGAAAGGGCACCGTTTATAAAAGATACTCACGTAAAAATGTTGATGATCTTTATCAAAAAGAAGAGCAGCCATTAGCGATCATGGTACCAGCATGGCAAGAGTTTGGCGTAATCGATAAAATGGCAGAGCTGGCAGCATCTCGCTTAGATTATGAAAACTATCAAATTTTTGTTGGTACTTATCCTAACGATCCTGAAACCCAAGCTGATGTTGATCGTGTTTGTGCGCGTTTTCCTAACGTACATAAAGTGGTGTGTGCTCGTCCGGGACCAACCAGTAAAGCAGATTGCTTAAACAACATTATTTCATCAATTATAGAGTTTGAGAAAAAAGCAAAAATCGAATTTTCAGGTTTTATTCTTCATGATTCAGAAGACATTGTTTCACCAATGGAACTTCGCCTTTACAACTACTTATTGCCTGAAAAAGATCTGATTCAGTTACCTGTTTATCCTTATACCCGTAAATGGTATCAAATGACACCGGGCCACTATGCTGATGAATTCGCTGAATTACATGGTAAAGATGTTGTTGTCCGAGAAGCAATAGCAGGACAAGTACCCAGTGCTGGTGTAGGTACATGTTTTAGCCGTAAAGCGATTTTAAAACTATTAGTGGCAGGTGATGGTTTACCGTTTGATGTTCAATCATTAACGGAAGACTACGATATTGGTTTACGGCTTAAACAATGGGGAATGAACGAAATCTTTGTACGTTTTCCTATTATTGATAAAGACCAAGCAACACTCAAAGAAGACTCTTTTGGGGTATCACTGCATGACGGTAACGTGGTCTGTGTGCGAGAGTATTTCCCTACAACATTTAGTACAGCAGTCCGTCAAAAAAGTCGGTGGATTATTGGTATCGTTTTCCAAGGTTTTAAAAACACCAAATGGACGAGCGACTGGAAGTTAAATTACTTTTTATGGCGTGACAGAAGAGGCTTTATTAACAATACGATAGGCTTTCTATCTATGCTTATCTTTCTACAATTAGTAGGGTTAACAATTTATTCCTACCTTGTGAAAGATGGCTACCATTTTTTATCTATAATCGCTAACGATAGGACTACTCACATTCTTTTAGTGATTAATACCTTATTGTTAATCAACCGTTTATTCCAACGTTTTTTCTTTGTAAGCCAATACTATGGCTATTTAGAAGGCGTACTATCACTACTACGTTTATGTTGGGGAACCGTTATTAACTTTGCAGCAAACGTTCGTGCAATTCGACAAGTCATTCAGCAAGGTGATGCAAGGCGTGTTGCGTGGGATAAAACCACCCACCATTTTCCAAGCATTCAAGATGAAGTGCGAAAAAAACCGATTGGAGAGATCTTAAAAGAAAACAAGAAAATTTCGGAAGAAATGCTGAATAGTGTATTAATCAATATGCCAAAAGACCGCTTACTCGGGTCTTACTTAGTTGAGCAAGGTATTGTGAGTAATGATGATTTAAGTAAAGCAATTGCTGAACAATTTGAATCTGAATTTGAACACTGTGATCCGTTTGATTTAGATCCTGCACTTATTGAATTGTTACCTAAAAAACTGGCATTAAAGTACTCGGTACTGCCACTACGAAAAGATGGTGAGATGCTCGTGCTAGGTAAAGAAATGCCATTAAGCCCTGTAGCGTTAGCAACGATAGAAAGGCGATTAAAGTGCCCCGTAAAATCAGTGATTACTACTAATGGTGCCGTGACATTAGGTTTACGCTACTGGTATTTAGAACAAAAAGAGATTAACCCTCATAAAGTGATTGAAGAAACCGTTGGTAAGAAAAGTCTTACCCAAGAGGCTTACAACACCTTGATAGATCAATACTTTGCAACACAGAGTCAACTAGGTCAGTGCTTGTTAATGAGTAGACAAATAGAGTCGGCGGTGCTGAATCAGGCAATCCTTGCTTATGAAAAAGAACATGAGCAAAGTTTTGGTGCATTTTTAATTAAGCACCATTACGTGACAAAAGAAGCCATAGACAAAGCATTGGAGCTTCAAGTTTCACAGCAAATGAATGTTAATCACCTTATTAATGAATGCAAACAGTACTAA
- a CDS encoding NfrA family protein has product MNNFKRTSIAMACAFMSVNVHATANIFAHLTDSEHFRTYPYIDKAYQEQKNKQYNAALEEVDHALIIVPNHVPFLKFAYQLAVSAGKPIETQLKYLTQIPKNERGNDILNLWLNNAKNGEFYTQEQLKKIADTLTTTQMQSLFANNLYNLDKKYGSTKALQWSYNKPEKYKSLITLRYEAYHLYSDKKYVEAQLILDSIYQSHSSNQTDLKYLALTTLMNGNEIKALTYASKLISLTDQQEFYNQYIEHLLATYQYKKARKELNRLYDNNELSGELIKQRDYLNSLDEQVINEFAEMTPCLKQAMNGISEDNITQAKMKLKQCDPQIDSTMWIKLADKLSLYSQIEQIDFKKNSAEKLKTVVLLTHYKNQRAWSNIINLLKDNDHRESFGRELAYAYSKEKKYSKSAKVSFQIYKKDHHNSDLVHAVFNALQSSNGDKLAASMIKYGLQTNKQKLLADRKIVNNIIDIAQRDITLFTPQIIADANRNKVTLSPEVWQLQHQCKMVDGLVTNNDYLNQAIAYCVVNSDPLKAAEQYQATIKHSPTVQQSLVLGQWFAKAKAYKVSATYWHNVVRNTSDLKKLPPYSRYLYIETMNELGQTKRANQDWLESNFDKQNEQWWQLGIDIAEKMDDKAAVISRIEQGIDHTQSSELTKDLAEYIAKNNDTDLAKKLFESDKTGNASALLGYQTHKKDPELAQQAFANAYQHLKYKKDVNMTAQYADIANKNGDTELSSQLYKAAIDQELTSPAPDKKLINYLQSSHKNINLGWKYNVAGWIGTDQQQAMPGVSSGTGNYFLYGEAKYYFEHPWLPRSAVSIAALSNGGFAHISSGNTTDLDLSYQVQPIARHETYLKAGVRQRVSGDNHKTRPYVRVSSNVLSNDKWSKEWKPDLNHWLYQNVYADGLLYLDNTADYILFGRYEIGQTFKMENDYQQRLTPYTFIQWADDSENTSTVAGLGASWNWKSHNTKYNGLDVDSEVGLEWQHTLQSSQINKSDDAVLLRFSLSF; this is encoded by the coding sequence ATGAATAACTTCAAAAGAACATCAATCGCTATGGCTTGTGCATTTATGAGTGTCAATGTACATGCGACAGCTAACATTTTTGCGCATCTTACAGATTCAGAGCATTTTCGCACTTATCCGTATATTGATAAGGCGTATCAGGAACAAAAAAACAAACAATACAATGCAGCATTGGAAGAAGTTGATCACGCACTAATTATTGTGCCGAACCATGTTCCTTTTTTAAAATTTGCTTATCAGTTAGCTGTAAGTGCCGGTAAGCCGATTGAAACGCAACTAAAATATTTAACCCAAATACCAAAGAATGAGAGGGGCAATGACATTCTCAATTTATGGTTGAATAACGCAAAAAATGGCGAGTTTTACACGCAGGAACAGTTGAAAAAAATTGCTGACACGCTAACAACAACACAAATGCAGAGTTTGTTTGCTAATAATCTATACAACTTAGACAAGAAGTATGGTTCAACCAAAGCACTACAATGGTCATATAATAAGCCAGAAAAATATAAATCGTTAATAACGCTTCGCTATGAAGCTTATCATTTATATTCAGACAAGAAGTATGTCGAAGCACAACTAATACTTGATTCAATTTATCAATCACACTCGAGTAATCAGACGGATTTAAAATATCTAGCTCTTACTACATTAATGAATGGTAATGAGATAAAGGCGCTGACTTATGCGTCTAAACTTATTTCACTTACTGATCAGCAAGAGTTTTACAACCAATATATTGAACATTTATTGGCGACATACCAATATAAAAAAGCACGAAAAGAACTAAATCGTTTATATGACAATAATGAGCTTTCTGGTGAGTTAATTAAGCAACGAGATTACTTAAATTCATTAGACGAACAAGTCATTAATGAATTTGCCGAAATGACGCCTTGTTTGAAACAAGCAATGAATGGTATATCTGAAGATAATATCACACAGGCTAAAATGAAATTGAAGCAATGTGACCCACAGATAGACTCAACAATGTGGATCAAACTTGCTGATAAATTAAGTTTATATAGTCAAATTGAACAAATTGACTTTAAGAAGAATAGTGCTGAAAAATTGAAAACAGTGGTGTTATTAACACACTACAAGAATCAACGAGCATGGTCGAATATAATCAATTTATTAAAAGATAACGACCATCGGGAGTCATTTGGCAGAGAACTTGCGTATGCCTATTCAAAAGAAAAAAAATACAGTAAATCAGCCAAAGTATCTTTTCAGATTTACAAAAAAGATCACCATAACTCTGATTTAGTTCATGCGGTGTTTAATGCTTTACAATCTTCAAATGGGGATAAACTCGCTGCATCAATGATTAAATACGGATTACAAACAAATAAACAAAAACTATTGGCCGATCGTAAAATCGTTAATAACATCATAGATATTGCTCAGCGTGATATTACATTGTTTACCCCGCAAATCATTGCGGATGCAAACAGAAATAAAGTGACATTGTCACCTGAAGTTTGGCAGTTACAGCATCAATGTAAGATGGTTGATGGCTTAGTAACAAACAATGACTATTTAAACCAAGCGATCGCGTATTGTGTGGTTAATAGTGATCCATTGAAAGCGGCTGAGCAGTACCAAGCAACAATAAAACACTCTCCGACAGTTCAACAATCATTAGTTTTAGGGCAATGGTTCGCTAAAGCAAAAGCTTATAAGGTGAGTGCAACATACTGGCATAATGTTGTACGTAATACGTCAGATCTTAAAAAACTACCGCCATACTCACGTTATTTATATATAGAAACGATGAATGAATTAGGTCAAACAAAGCGTGCAAATCAGGACTGGTTAGAATCAAACTTTGATAAACAGAATGAACAGTGGTGGCAACTAGGCATTGATATTGCAGAAAAAATGGATGATAAAGCCGCGGTAATATCACGTATAGAGCAAGGGATAGATCACACGCAGTCATCGGAATTAACCAAAGATCTTGCTGAATACATAGCAAAAAATAACGATACCGACTTAGCAAAAAAATTGTTTGAAAGCGACAAAACAGGTAACGCGAGTGCGCTATTAGGCTACCAAACTCATAAAAAAGACCCAGAGTTAGCACAGCAGGCGTTTGCTAATGCATATCAACATCTGAAATATAAAAAAGATGTCAATATGACTGCACAATATGCTGATATCGCGAATAAAAACGGTGATACAGAACTTTCATCACAGCTATATAAAGCTGCTATTGATCAGGAACTAACTAGCCCAGCACCAGACAAGAAATTGATTAATTACTTACAAAGCTCACATAAAAACATCAATTTAGGCTGGAAATATAATGTTGCGGGTTGGATTGGGACAGATCAGCAACAAGCAATGCCTGGAGTATCTAGTGGTACGGGGAACTACTTCTTATACGGTGAAGCGAAATACTATTTTGAACATCCGTGGCTACCACGCAGCGCAGTCTCTATCGCAGCATTAAGTAATGGGGGATTTGCTCATATATCATCAGGCAATACCACAGACTTGGATTTATCGTATCAAGTTCAACCCATAGCAAGACATGAGACCTACTTAAAAGCAGGTGTACGTCAACGAGTGAGCGGTGATAACCATAAAACACGACCTTATGTACGTGTTAGTTCAAACGTACTTTCAAACGATAAATGGTCAAAAGAATGGAAGCCTGATCTCAATCATTGGTTATATCAGAACGTTTACGCTGATGGACTGTTATATCTAGATAATACAGCAGACTATATTTTGTTTGGGCGTTACGAAATTGGTCAAACATTCAAGATGGAAAATGATTACCAACAAAGACTTACGCCATATACATTTATACAATGGGCTGACGATAGTGAAAACACATCTACCGTTGCAGGCTTAGGAGCGAGTTGGAACTGGAAATCACATAACACCAAATACAATGGGTTAGACGTAGATTCAGAAGTAGGTCTTGAATGGCAACATACACTACAAAGTTCACAAATAAACAAGTCAGACGATGCTGTTTTACTGCGTTTTTCCTTATCCTTTTAA
- a CDS encoding DUF4434 domain-containing protein, whose product MATYTTKFTNKQVRRCCFTAFFLILLTSCKQKVDNHDLGVFYQPLNQDRDISQQQWKGFGKEVSDIGIKNVVIQWTQYGNEAFGESHGWLAQRMEVLQDHNIKLWVGLYSDPNYFREIHTNTTEQKVYLTEYFNKLHKSYVQWKTWLKIHSNKVKGLYLPLELSDYDFKTPAQREQLANILKQQIKQYDEPLMISLYLSGQLPQSQIKQWTDQLTNLGLIVYVQDGAGTQALSTDERHAYLDDLGCNVGIIREIFVQDKAAKSFKADRVSKEKFDSILNEETCHPNTMFSLRYLPSNSNPLKLVGEK is encoded by the coding sequence ATGGCAACATACACTACAAAGTTCACAAATAAACAAGTCAGACGATGCTGTTTTACTGCGTTTTTCCTTATCCTTTTAACTAGTTGTAAGCAAAAGGTAGATAACCACGATCTTGGTGTTTTTTATCAACCACTTAACCAAGATCGTGATATTTCACAACAACAATGGAAAGGTTTTGGTAAAGAAGTCAGTGATATAGGTATAAAAAATGTCGTCATTCAATGGACGCAATATGGTAACGAAGCTTTTGGAGAGTCTCACGGCTGGTTAGCGCAGCGTATGGAAGTGTTGCAAGATCACAATATAAAACTATGGGTCGGATTATATTCCGATCCTAATTATTTCCGTGAGATACATACCAATACTACTGAGCAAAAAGTGTATTTAACAGAGTACTTTAACAAACTGCATAAATCATACGTGCAGTGGAAAACGTGGCTAAAAATACACTCAAACAAAGTAAAAGGTTTATATTTGCCATTAGAGCTATCAGATTACGATTTCAAAACACCAGCACAAAGGGAACAACTGGCAAACATCCTAAAGCAGCAAATAAAACAGTATGACGAACCATTAATGATCAGTCTTTACTTATCAGGCCAATTACCTCAAAGCCAGATAAAACAATGGACAGATCAACTTACCAACTTAGGTTTAATTGTCTACGTACAAGATGGTGCGGGAACACAAGCATTATCGACAGATGAACGCCATGCTTACTTAGATGACTTAGGCTGTAATGTAGGTATTATCCGCGAAATCTTCGTGCAAGATAAAGCGGCTAAAAGTTTCAAAGCCGATCGTGTAAGTAAAGAAAAATTCGACAGCATTTTGAATGAAGAAACATGCCATCCAAACACCATGTTTTCGTTACGTTACTTACCGAGCAATTCCAATCCATTAAAATTGGTTGGCGAAAAGTAA